The DNA region CTGGCGCGTATGTGCGCGAAAGCGTACCTGAATAAACGTAAGGAACTGGGATTCCCCATGCTGAAAGGAAGTGACGCGAATGTCTAAAAATCTTCTTTTGGAAATCGGTACGGAAGAAATGCCGGCAAATATGATGTCCGGCATCGTTGAGCAGATGCATGCTCTTGCCGGCGCCAAGCTGAATGAAGCGCGGATTGCTTTTGAAAAAGTGGACGTTTACGCCACACCGAGAAGGCTGGCTGTCATCGTGACTGCCGCTGCGGACGCGCAGCCTGATGAGGAAGTGAAAAAACGCGGGCCTTCTATCCGCGCCGCGTATGATGAAAACGGAAATATGACAAAAGCCGCCGAGGGATTTGCCCGGGGACAGGGGATTTCCGCGGCCGATTTGATCAAAGAGGGAGAATATACCTGGGCGCAGGTGGTGAATAAAGGGAAAATGGTGGAAGAAATACTACCCGCTCTTTTCACTTCTCTTATCACAGGGCTCAATTTCACGAGAAGCATGCGCTGGGGCGATGAGGAAGCCCGCTTTATCCGCCCTGTCCGCTGGATCGTAGCACTGGCGGGAGAAGCGGTCGTCCCTATGGAATTTGCGCATGTACGGAGCGGCCGGATGAGCCGCGGCCATCGGTTCCTCTGCAAGGAAGAGGTGGAAATCAAATCACCGGAAACATATAAGGAAACGATGAGGAAGGCGTTCGTCATTGCGGATCAGGACGAAAGACGCGCCCTGATTACCGCGGGGCTGCAAAAGACAGCAAAGGAGCTGGGGGGGCAGGTCTGGCACAATGCGGATCTCCTGGAAGAAATCAATTATCTGGTGGAGTATCCGACGCCGCTCTATGGCCGTATTGATGAAGAATTTCTTGATCTTCCCGTGCCGGCGGTGGTGACTCCCATGCGTGACCATCAGCGGTACTATCCCGTCAGAAAGGAAGACGGCTCGCTTATGCCTTATTTTCTGACGGTCAGGAACGGAGGAGACCGGGCGATCCGCAATGTACAGATTGGAAATGAACGTGTTCTCCGCGCCCGTCTTGATGACGCGAAGTTCTTTTTTGACGGCGACCGCAGAAAATCACTGGAAGGCCATCGTGAAGCGCTTTCCCGCATCAATTATCAGGAAGGCATGGGGACGATGCTGGATAAGTCTGACCGCCTGGTGAAGCTGGTGGAAGCAATCGGTGAAGATTGGAATTTCACAGATACCGAAAAGGCAGATGTCCGACGTGCCGCTTATCTGTCCAAGTCCGATCTGGCGACGGGCATGGTGACGGAATTTACGGAACTCCAGGGAGAGATGGGCAAAGAATACGCTCTTCTTGACGGGGAAAAGCCAAAGGTGGCAGCCGCTATTTTTGAACAGTACATGCCCCGTTTTGCCGGCGATGTTCTTCCGAAATCTTCTATCGGAAGGGCGCTGTCTCTTTCAGATAAGCTGGACAATCTGGCGGCGACGTTTCTTCGCGGATTGATTCCTACCGGTTCTCAGGATCCCTTTGCGCTCCGCCGCCAGACGATCGGCGCCGTCCATATTCTGACAGACGGGGAGATCCACTGGGATGTCCGCAAAGGTGTGAAAATGGCTCTTGCGCTCCTGCCGGGGACACAGGAAGAAAAAGATACGGCGGCGGATAAAGTGGAGGATTTTTTCCGCCAGCGTATCAAAGCCATTCTTCTTGATGAAGGGGTGGATTATGATATCGTAGACGCTGTCCTTACCGGGGCGGTAGATGATGTATATGCGATATTCCTGAAAGCGCATTCCATGATGGACAGCCATGTGAAGGGGGAATTGGAAATGCGTCAGGCGGTTACCCGTCTTGTGAATATTACGAAAGGAAAGACTGCTGTTGAAATTCGTCCCGAACTGCTTACGGAAGAGGCGGAAAAGAATTTGTATGCCGCTCTTGAAAAAGCAGGAGAAGAAGTTACCAGCGCTTATAATGCGTACGATTACGGCAGCGCCCTTCCCGCCCTGAAAACGCTCACCGTACCAATTAATCAATTTCTTGATTCTGTCATGGTCATGGTAGAGGAGGAAGCTGTCAGAAATAACCGTATCTCTCTCTTGATAAATGTTTTGGATGTTTACAGGCGCTGGGGTGATTTCAGCAAATTAGTATAATCAAAATGATATTTCATGAATAATGGAGTGGATATGTTACTGCATAAAAAAATAACAGCTCTTTGCTGTATCGTATTTCTG from Dialister invisus DSM 15470 includes:
- the glyS gene encoding glycine--tRNA ligase subunit beta, translated to MSKNLLLEIGTEEMPANMMSGIVEQMHALAGAKLNEARIAFEKVDVYATPRRLAVIVTAAADAQPDEEVKKRGPSIRAAYDENGNMTKAAEGFARGQGISAADLIKEGEYTWAQVVNKGKMVEEILPALFTSLITGLNFTRSMRWGDEEARFIRPVRWIVALAGEAVVPMEFAHVRSGRMSRGHRFLCKEEVEIKSPETYKETMRKAFVIADQDERRALITAGLQKTAKELGGQVWHNADLLEEINYLVEYPTPLYGRIDEEFLDLPVPAVVTPMRDHQRYYPVRKEDGSLMPYFLTVRNGGDRAIRNVQIGNERVLRARLDDAKFFFDGDRRKSLEGHREALSRINYQEGMGTMLDKSDRLVKLVEAIGEDWNFTDTEKADVRRAAYLSKSDLATGMVTEFTELQGEMGKEYALLDGEKPKVAAAIFEQYMPRFAGDVLPKSSIGRALSLSDKLDNLAATFLRGLIPTGSQDPFALRRQTIGAVHILTDGEIHWDVRKGVKMALALLPGTQEEKDTAADKVEDFFRQRIKAILLDEGVDYDIVDAVLTGAVDDVYAIFLKAHSMMDSHVKGELEMRQAVTRLVNITKGKTAVEIRPELLTEEAEKNLYAALEKAGEEVTSAYNAYDYGSALPALKTLTVPINQFLDSVMVMVEEEAVRNNRISLLINVLDVYRRWGDFSKLV